In Providencia alcalifaciens, the sequence CTTAAGGGGATAAATATCTTAGTTGCTGGGTGAGCAGAGTCTGCTTATACTCCGCAACAGAGGTAATAAATATGAATATTTTATTGGTAGAAGATGATCTTCATCTCGGCAAAGCGTTATGTCGTGGACTGGAATTAGCCGGATTTAATCCTTGCTGGGTCAGATTATTATCTGATGCTAAGCAGCAATTACAAACACGCAACTTTGATGTCATGCTATTAGACTTGGGATTACCTGATGGAGATGGTCAAGAGGAATTAATTTCATGGCGCCAATCTGGAGAATCGATACCGATTATTATTCTTACCGCTCGCAATAAAATGGATAATTTAGTGACGAGTTTAGATTCTGGTGCCGATGACTTTTTAACAAAACCCTTTGAAATGCCAGAGTTGATTTCTCGCGTAAAAGCTATTAGCCGCCGTATAGCTGGGTTTTCATCTGAAATCTGGCAATTGGATAATCTGCAATTAAATCCGTTAAACCATCAAGTTACCTTGGATGGTCAATTATTATTACTCTCTGGTAAAGAATATCTATTGCTATATGAATTAATTAAAAATGCAGACAATGTCGTGCGAAAAACAGATTTAGAACAACGTTTATTTGGCTTGGATGATGTGGAAAGTAACTCTCTCGAAGTTCACATTCATAATTTACGCCGCAAAATTGGTAAAGACAGAATTATTACTATCCGTGGCATCGGTTATTTACTAAAAAAAGAAGCACAATCTA encodes:
- a CDS encoding response regulator, coding for MNILLVEDDLHLGKALCRGLELAGFNPCWVRLLSDAKQQLQTRNFDVMLLDLGLPDGDGQEELISWRQSGESIPIIILTARNKMDNLVTSLDSGADDFLTKPFEMPELISRVKAISRRIAGFSSEIWQLDNLQLNPLNHQVTLDGQLLLLSGKEYLLLYELIKNADNVVRKTDLEQRLFGLDDVESNSLEVHIHNLRRKIGKDRIITIRGIGYLLKKEAQSSED